In one window of Deinobacterium chartae DNA:
- a CDS encoding UDP-N-acetylmuramate dehydrogenase, with amino-acid sequence MTAVAPVRRIPMSRLTTLGVGGEAEVWSVGTLEELREATAQPYRVLGGGSNLVVADAGLGERVIKLVGGYAEADLERDPQLSDEHVYVTGWIGAGKALPALVRTLQKRGLSGLEGLVGIPAAVGGAVWMNAGTRFGEMFDALHSLEVYYRGEVRVYAPDAFPHRYRSSGLPQGAVVTRVRLRLTPSTPEEVEARMQGADLARKGQPKARTAGCAFKNPPGESAGRLIDRAGLKGTRVGNAMISHEHGNFVINLGGATAEDVITLLRTVQEKLGLPLEWEYELWE; translated from the coding sequence GTGACCGCCGTGGCCCCGGTGCGCCGCATCCCGATGAGCCGCCTCACCACGCTGGGCGTGGGCGGCGAAGCCGAAGTGTGGTCGGTCGGCACCCTCGAGGAACTGCGCGAAGCAACCGCGCAGCCCTACCGGGTGCTGGGCGGCGGCTCGAACCTGGTCGTGGCCGACGCCGGGCTGGGCGAGCGGGTCATCAAGCTGGTGGGTGGCTATGCCGAGGCCGATCTCGAACGCGACCCGCAGCTATCGGACGAACACGTCTACGTGACCGGCTGGATCGGTGCAGGCAAAGCGCTCCCGGCGCTGGTGCGCACGCTGCAAAAGCGCGGGCTCTCCGGCCTCGAGGGGCTGGTTGGCATTCCGGCGGCGGTGGGCGGCGCGGTATGGATGAACGCAGGAACCCGCTTCGGCGAGATGTTCGACGCGCTGCACAGCCTCGAGGTCTACTACCGGGGTGAGGTCAGGGTGTACGCTCCCGACGCCTTCCCGCACCGCTACCGCTCGAGCGGCCTGCCCCAGGGCGCAGTGGTCACCCGGGTCAGGCTGCGCCTGACCCCCTCGACCCCCGAGGAGGTCGAGGCGCGCATGCAGGGCGCGGACCTCGCCCGCAAGGGGCAGCCCAAAGCGCGCACTGCCGGGTGTGCCTTCAAGAATCCGCCCGGCGAGAGTGCCGGACGTCTGATCGACCGCGCGGGCCTCAAGGGTACCCGGGTTGGCAACGCCATGATCTCCCATGAACACGGCAATTTCGTCATCAACCTCGGAGGTGCCACCGCCGAGGACGTCATCACGCTGCTGCGCACCGTGCAGGAGAAGCTCGGTCTCCCCCTCGAGTGGGAGTACGAGCTCTGGGAGTAA